The sequence GGGAGGGTGCAGGGAGGGGGCGCGTAGCCCCCTCCCTGCCCGCCGGAGGCATGCATATTTCCCGTGCCTACTTGCTGATCCACAGGGCGCTGTGGGTCAGCTTGCGCAGGAGCTTTGTGGTCACCGAGGTGGGGAGCAGGGCGCCCATGGCGCTCGGCTCGTTGGCGGTGCGGCCGCAGGCCACGGCCGCGTATCCGTGGCCGTGCGCCTCGTCCACGATGGCCTGGGCCACGTCCTTGCCCTCCACGATCTTGATCTCGATGCCCTTCTCGTGGAAGCCGTTGTCCAGCAGGGCGGCGCCTGCGTCGTCCAGGATGCGCTGCACCTTGGGGGTGATGCGCACGTTGTCCGGCTTGACGTGGAACAGGGTCACCTTGTGGCGTGCGCGGCCCGCGAGGATGAAGCCCACGTGGTCGGCCACGCGCTTTGCGGGCGCGGACTCGTCCACGCACAGGAGCACGCCGCAGAGGTCGTCGTCCTCCGTGGGGGAGGAGGGGCGGCCGCAGATCCAGATGGGGAAGTCGATGTCCTTCCAGAGGATGCGGTGGCTCACGCTGTCCGCGATCAGCTCCTCGAACCAGGAGAGGCCGCGCCGTCCGAGGACCACGGCGTCGTAGAGGCCTTTTTGGGCCTCGGCTATGATCTCACCCACGGTGCCGAGGGTGGAGTAGACGATCTTCTTGTCCACCCGCTCCGGGGGCAGGGCGTGGTAGGTGATCCAGTCGTAGGCCTTGTC comes from Desulfovibrio sp. X2 and encodes:
- a CDS encoding universal stress protein is translated as MEKHFLLAVSGDRTASYNLRFIKSFFKTYDDIRVTLLYVAPRPPTWEPAEVVAPGPQALAELEATKKAHGNEALDKAYDWITYHALPPERVDKKIVYSTLGTVGEIIAEAQKGLYDAVVLGRRGLSWFEELIADSVSHRILWKDIDFPIWICGRPSSPTEDDDLCGVLLCVDESAPAKRVADHVGFILAGRARHKVTLFHVKPDNVRITPKVQRILDDAGAALLDNGFHEKGIEIKIVEGKDVAQAIVDEAHGHGYAAVACGRTANEPSAMGALLPTSVTTKLLRKLTHSALWISK